A single genomic interval of Streptomyces graminofaciens harbors:
- a CDS encoding phytoene desaturase family protein — translation MLDAVVVGAGPNGLTAAVELARRGFSVAVFEAKGTIGGGARTEELTLPGFRHDPCSAAHPLGVNSPAFKAMPLDRYGLQWLHAELPMAHPFLDGSAAVLSRSVAETAASFGPRDAGAYRRLVEPFLPKWDTLARDFMSLPLSALPRDPVTLARFGLAGLPPSTWLMRRFKDERVKALFSGLVAHVIAPLGGIATGAVGLVFALAAHAAGWPVARGGSQAISDALAAYLKDLGGAIHTDYEVKRLDDLPPARAYVFDTSPTALARIAGFGRFYESYRYGASVFKIDYALDGPVPWTAEEARRAGTVQVGASKAEIGAALDAASRHGRAPDAPFLITVQPSLMDPTRAPEGKHVFWAYGHVPNGWTGDLTDAIERQLERFAPGFRDLVLARATAGPPEFAARNANYVGGDIACGAASGLQLLLRPKLSLFPYHTPHPAVFICSSATPPGPGVHGMSGHNAAKAVWRRLRQEL, via the coding sequence ATGCTCGACGCGGTGGTGGTGGGGGCGGGGCCGAACGGGCTGACGGCTGCCGTGGAGCTGGCCCGGCGCGGATTCTCCGTGGCGGTGTTCGAGGCGAAGGGCACCATCGGCGGGGGCGCCCGCACCGAGGAGCTGACGCTGCCCGGCTTCCGGCACGACCCGTGTTCGGCGGCGCACCCGCTGGGCGTCAACTCACCCGCGTTCAAGGCGATGCCGCTCGACCGCTACGGCCTTCAGTGGCTGCACGCCGAGCTGCCCATGGCGCACCCGTTCCTCGACGGCTCGGCGGCCGTGCTGTCCCGCTCGGTGGCGGAGACGGCCGCCTCGTTCGGGCCGCGTGACGCGGGCGCGTACCGACGGCTGGTCGAGCCCTTCCTGCCCAAGTGGGACACCCTGGCCCGGGACTTCATGTCGCTGCCGCTCAGCGCGCTGCCCCGCGACCCGGTCACCCTCGCCCGCTTCGGCCTCGCGGGACTGCCGCCCTCCACCTGGCTGATGCGCCGCTTCAAGGACGAGCGCGTGAAGGCGCTGTTCTCCGGCCTCGTCGCCCATGTCATCGCCCCGCTCGGCGGTATCGCCACCGGTGCCGTCGGCCTGGTCTTCGCGCTCGCCGCGCACGCCGCCGGCTGGCCGGTGGCCCGGGGCGGCTCCCAGGCCATCTCCGACGCGCTCGCCGCGTATCTGAAGGACCTCGGCGGCGCGATCCACACGGACTACGAGGTCAAACGCCTCGACGACCTGCCGCCCGCCCGCGCCTATGTCTTCGACACCTCGCCCACCGCGCTGGCCCGCATCGCCGGCTTCGGGCGGTTCTACGAGTCGTACCGCTACGGGGCGAGCGTCTTCAAGATCGACTACGCGCTGGACGGGCCCGTGCCCTGGACGGCCGAGGAGGCCCGCCGCGCGGGCACGGTCCAGGTGGGCGCGAGCAAGGCGGAGATCGGCGCCGCCCTCGACGCCGCCTCCCGGCACGGCCGGGCACCCGACGCGCCGTTCCTGATCACCGTGCAGCCCAGCCTCATGGACCCCACCCGCGCGCCCGAGGGCAAGCACGTGTTCTGGGCTTACGGGCATGTGCCCAATGGCTGGACGGGGGATCTGACGGACGCGATCGAGCGCCAACTGGAGCGGTTCGCACCCGGGTTCCGCGACCTCGTCCTCGCCCGCGCCACCGCGGGCCCGCCCGAATTCGCGGCGCGCAACGCGAACTACGTGGGCGGCGACATCGCCTGCGGCGCGGCCTCCGGCCTCCAACTGCTGCTGCGCCCCAAGCTCTCGCTCTTCCCGTACCACACCCCGCACCCGGCGGTCTTCATCTGCTCCTCGGCCACCCCGCCCGGCCCCGGTGTGCACGGCATGTCGGGCCACAACGCGGCCAAGGCCGTGTGGCGGCGGCTGCGACAGGAGCTGTGA
- a CDS encoding inositol monophosphatase family protein produces the protein MIEDTETIDEFLARHSSDVEEAVRKAAAAEIMPRFRQLAAHEIDQKSGPHDLVTDADRRAELSLTDALSALLPGSLVVGEEAVHANPKTHEAIQGDAPVWIVDPVDGTRQFVHGEPGFCTLVAVAQGGVIRGSWTYAPALDRFAVAIRGRGATLDGEPLRAGSPEPGRDLEVATSHPDYTTPEQKAALLGLWTAGVAPRACGSAGLEYLAIARGRLDATAFSWEAAWDHAAGLLLVEEAGGAHLTLTGEPFRITGGNALPFTAARDEATARRVVELLSGGV, from the coding sequence ATGATCGAAGACACCGAAACCATCGACGAGTTTCTCGCCCGCCACAGCTCCGACGTCGAGGAAGCCGTCCGCAAGGCCGCCGCCGCGGAGATCATGCCGCGCTTCCGGCAGCTCGCCGCGCACGAGATCGACCAGAAGAGCGGCCCGCACGACCTGGTGACCGACGCCGACCGCAGGGCCGAGCTCTCTCTCACGGACGCGCTGTCCGCGCTGCTGCCCGGCTCGCTCGTGGTCGGCGAGGAGGCGGTGCACGCCAATCCGAAGACGCACGAGGCGATCCAGGGCGACGCCCCGGTCTGGATCGTCGACCCGGTGGACGGCACCCGGCAGTTCGTGCACGGCGAGCCCGGCTTCTGCACCCTGGTCGCTGTCGCCCAGGGTGGCGTGATCCGGGGTTCGTGGACGTACGCGCCCGCCCTCGACCGGTTCGCCGTGGCGATACGGGGCCGGGGCGCCACGCTCGACGGCGAGCCGCTGCGCGCGGGGTCGCCCGAGCCCGGCCGTGACCTCGAAGTGGCCACCTCCCACCCGGACTACACCACGCCGGAGCAGAAGGCGGCGCTGCTCGGCCTGTGGACGGCAGGGGTCGCCCCGCGCGCGTGCGGCTCGGCCGGGCTGGAGTATCTGGCCATCGCCCGGGGCCGGTTGGACGCCACGGCGTTCTCCTGGGAGGCGGCCTGGGATCACGCGGCGGGCCTGCTCCTGGTCGAGGAGGCGGGCGGCGCCCATCTGACACTGACCGGGGAGCCGTTCCGGATCACCGGAGGCAACGCGCTGCCGTTCACCGCGGCCCGGGACGAGGCCACGGCTCGCCGGGTGGTGGAGTTGCTGTCGGGCGGAGTCTGA
- a CDS encoding gamma-glutamyltransferase family protein, whose protein sequence is MFTTRPTLQGTFGMVSSTHWLASQSAMAVLEDGGNAFDAAVAAGFVLHVVEPHLNGPAGEVPILLAPADGEVRVLCGQGVAPAGATIEHYRGLGLNLVPGTGPLAAAVPGAFDAWMLLLRDHGTKEPADVLKYAIGYAEDGHAPVENVGATVESVRELLEKEWLSSAEVYLPDGRAPRPGELFRNPALAATWRRLLAEVEGAGGREARIDAAREVWRSGFIAEALVRQAARPTMDTSGERHTGTLVRADLASWSASYEAPVTYDWNGWTLCKAGPWSQGPALLQQLALLPPELPEYGSAAYVHLLVEGCKLAMADREAWYGDAGAEVPVAELLSDAYNAERRALVGDEASYELRPGSPGGRTPRMSVHARVVAADEPGFDPMGAGEPTVAKGLPGAGGPTAAGGPRCPVPGEPEVAADGGTRGDTCHLDIVDRWGNMVAATPSGGWLQSNPVVPELGFPLGTRLQMAWLDEGLPNSLTPGRRPRTTLTPSLALRDGVPVMAFGTPGGDQQDQWQLHFFLAVALRPPVRGGLDLQGAIDAPNWHNDGFPSSFFPRGMRPGSVTVESRMPPEVVAELRRRGHDVTVGEPWSEGRLCAVARDPRTGLLSAAANARGMQGYAVGR, encoded by the coding sequence GTGCTGGAGGACGGCGGCAACGCGTTCGACGCGGCCGTCGCGGCGGGCTTCGTCCTGCACGTCGTCGAGCCGCATCTCAACGGCCCGGCGGGCGAGGTCCCGATACTCCTCGCCCCGGCGGACGGCGAGGTCCGCGTCCTGTGCGGGCAGGGCGTCGCGCCCGCCGGGGCGACGATCGAGCACTACAGGGGACTCGGTTTGAATCTCGTACCCGGTACGGGGCCTCTCGCGGCCGCCGTACCGGGCGCGTTCGACGCCTGGATGCTCCTCCTGCGCGACCACGGCACCAAGGAACCGGCCGACGTCCTGAAGTACGCCATCGGGTACGCGGAGGACGGGCACGCGCCCGTGGAGAACGTCGGGGCGACCGTCGAGTCGGTGCGTGAACTCCTCGAGAAGGAGTGGCTCTCGTCGGCGGAGGTGTATCTGCCGGACGGGCGGGCGCCGCGCCCCGGCGAGCTGTTCCGCAACCCCGCGCTCGCCGCGACCTGGCGGCGGCTGCTCGCCGAGGTCGAGGGAGCGGGCGGCCGGGAGGCCCGGATCGACGCGGCCCGCGAGGTGTGGCGCTCCGGCTTCATCGCCGAGGCCCTCGTACGGCAGGCCGCGCGGCCCACCATGGACACCAGCGGCGAACGGCACACCGGGACACTCGTCCGAGCCGACCTGGCCTCCTGGTCCGCCTCCTACGAGGCCCCGGTGACGTACGACTGGAACGGCTGGACCCTCTGCAAGGCGGGCCCCTGGAGTCAGGGCCCGGCGCTCCTCCAGCAGCTCGCCCTGCTCCCGCCCGAGCTGCCGGAGTACGGGTCCGCCGCCTACGTGCACCTGCTCGTCGAGGGCTGCAAGCTCGCCATGGCCGACCGGGAGGCCTGGTACGGGGACGCGGGAGCGGAGGTGCCCGTCGCCGAGCTGCTGTCCGACGCGTACAACGCCGAGCGGCGCGCACTCGTCGGCGACGAGGCGTCGTACGAGCTGCGCCCGGGCAGCCCAGGAGGGCGCACCCCGCGGATGAGCGTGCACGCGCGCGTGGTGGCCGCCGACGAACCCGGCTTCGACCCGATGGGGGCAGGCGAGCCGACGGTCGCCAAGGGGCTGCCGGGTGCCGGTGGGCCGACAGCGGCCGGGGGCCCGCGCTGCCCGGTGCCGGGCGAGCCCGAGGTCGCGGCCGACGGGGGCACCCGGGGCGACACCTGCCACCTCGACATCGTCGACCGCTGGGGCAACATGGTCGCGGCCACGCCCAGCGGGGGCTGGCTGCAGTCCAACCCGGTCGTGCCCGAGCTTGGCTTCCCCCTCGGCACCCGGCTCCAGATGGCCTGGCTGGACGAAGGCCTGCCGAACTCGCTCACCCCCGGGCGCCGCCCGCGCACCACCCTCACCCCGTCACTCGCGCTGCGCGACGGGGTGCCGGTGATGGCGTTCGGCACACCCGGCGGCGACCAGCAGGACCAGTGGCAACTGCACTTCTTCCTCGCGGTCGCCCTGCGCCCGCCGGTCCGCGGCGGCCTCGACCTCCAAGGCGCGATCGACGCCCCGAACTGGCACAACGACGGCTTCCCCAGCTCCTTCTTCCCACGCGGTATGCGACCCGGCAGTGTCACCGTCGAGTCCCGGATGCCCCCGGAGGTCGTCGCGGAGCTGCGCCGGCGCGGCCACGACGTCACCGTCGGCGAGCCCTGGTCCGAGGGCCGGCTGTGCGCGGTCGCCCGCGACCCGCGAACCGGGCTGCTGTCGGCGGCCGCGAACGCACGGGGCATGCAGGGGTACGCGGTCGGCCGCTGA